A genome region from Crossiella equi includes the following:
- a CDS encoding bifunctional DNA primase/polymerase: MDWSDSWRSAFRIELRAEAIGLAFRGWPVLPGTYPAGSQWAGRDGVQEEGPVPVHRDWEERIGTKAEQVASWWTGRPYSLLLATGVVLDAIEVDAELGRRAAAALRVSGGPVPIAALPTGKWLFLTTTGDTLREPLAEHGDIIIHGKGSYIPLPPSPAQHGVVHWRVKPQICNWNLPESHVVQDALTEALSDDALTGVAELVSSERSL; this comes from the coding sequence ATGGACTGGTCGGATAGCTGGCGCAGCGCGTTCCGGATCGAGCTTCGGGCGGAGGCCATCGGCCTCGCGTTCCGCGGCTGGCCGGTGCTGCCCGGCACCTATCCGGCGGGCTCGCAGTGGGCGGGCCGGGACGGTGTGCAGGAAGAGGGTCCGGTGCCGGTGCACCGCGACTGGGAAGAGCGGATCGGCACCAAGGCCGAGCAGGTCGCCTCGTGGTGGACCGGCCGCCCCTACTCCCTCCTGCTCGCCACGGGCGTTGTGCTGGACGCCATCGAGGTCGACGCCGAGCTGGGCCGCCGCGCCGCCGCCGCGCTGCGTGTCTCCGGCGGGCCGGTGCCGATCGCGGCCCTGCCGACCGGCAAGTGGCTGTTCCTCACCACCACCGGCGACACGCTGCGCGAGCCCCTGGCCGAGCACGGCGACATCATCATCCACGGCAAGGGCAGCTACATCCCGCTGCCGCCCTCGCCCGCGCAGCACGGTGTTGTGCACTGGCGCGTGAAGCCGCAGATCTGCAACTGGAACCTGCCCGAGTCCCACGTCGTGCAGGACGCCCTCACCGAAGCCCTGAGCGATGACGCGCTCACCGGGGTCGCCGAGCTGGTCAGCTCCGAGCGCTCCCTCTGA
- a CDS encoding Rv3654c family TadE-like protein — MRRGGERGAASVLAVAAVAVLLVAVLLAASLVAAVTTRRRAEAAADLAALSAAGRAVRGGGACAAAGRVAAEMRVELVGCRVDERSVRVEVRLRPPGLLGMIGTTNARARAGPAEL; from the coding sequence GTGAGGCGCGGTGGGGAGCGCGGGGCCGCCTCCGTGCTCGCGGTGGCCGCGGTCGCCGTGCTGCTCGTGGCGGTCCTGCTCGCCGCCAGCCTCGTCGCGGCCGTGACCACTCGTCGACGGGCGGAGGCCGCCGCTGATCTCGCCGCCCTGTCGGCGGCGGGGCGGGCGGTGCGCGGAGGTGGGGCGTGTGCCGCCGCGGGCCGGGTAGCTGCGGAAATGCGCGTCGAGCTGGTCGGCTGCCGCGTCGACGAGCGGTCGGTGCGGGTGGAGGTGCGCCTCCGGCCGCCCGGGCTGCTCGGGATGATCGGCACGACGAACGCACGGGCCAGGGCCGGTCCGGCCGAACTGTGA
- a CDS encoding TadE family type IV pilus minor pilin, which yields MIRGDRGSVTVEAAFAVSAVVVVLALALGGYRILITQLRCVDAAREAARLVARGEAGRVAEAVREVGPSGATHTVSYQGVLARVEVSAPSLGGPMPWRVTESAYVTVEGERP from the coding sequence GTGATCCGGGGCGACCGGGGGTCGGTCACCGTCGAGGCCGCCTTCGCGGTCAGCGCCGTGGTCGTGGTGCTGGCACTGGCCCTCGGCGGGTACCGAATACTGATCACCCAGCTCCGGTGCGTTGACGCCGCCCGCGAGGCCGCCCGGCTGGTGGCCAGGGGAGAGGCGGGGCGGGTGGCCGAGGCCGTTCGGGAGGTCGGGCCCTCCGGTGCCACCCACACCGTCAGCTACCAGGGCGTGCTCGCCCGGGTCGAGGTGTCCGCGCCCTCGCTGGGTGGGCCGATGCCCTGGCGGGTAACGGAATCCGCGTACGTCACGGTCGAGGGGGAGCGGCCGTGA
- a CDS encoding DUF4244 domain-containing protein, translating to MNGKSSTVDGKFSHLVRDDRGSATVEYAFAVVTAVAIALILYGIVNSQFVRDALFDLVRDALERAS from the coding sequence ATGAACGGCAAATCGTCCACTGTGGACGGAAAGTTCTCGCACCTCGTCCGCGATGACCGCGGCTCCGCCACCGTGGAGTACGCCTTCGCCGTCGTGACCGCGGTGGCCATCGCGCTGATCCTGTACGGCATCGTCAACAGCCAGTTCGTCAGGGACGCGCTGTTCGACCTCGTGCGGGATGCCCTGGAGCGGGCGTCGTGA
- a CDS encoding type II secretion system F family protein, translating to MSAAVLLLALAVLVWPTRPDPRLRLGLGKTRRWKPSVLPVVVGLTTAVAALHGIHPVLAGVVAVLLALGAHVLPGRTVIPPSDPLDLAAAWDLLAACLRSGLAVPAALGLAAGELPAHLAKPLVEVARLLVLGAGPVEAWAPAEGVVGLRRLARAARHTARSGAALAETAAGLAARLRGAVEHEAEARAQRAVVLSTAPLGLCFLPAFLCLGVAPMVLGLADTLFLDWERP from the coding sequence ATGAGTGCCGCCGTCCTCCTCCTTGCTCTTGCCGTGCTGGTCTGGCCTACCCGGCCCGATCCTCGTCTCCGGCTCGGGCTGGGCAAGACCCGTCGGTGGAAGCCGTCCGTGCTGCCGGTCGTCGTTGGGCTGACCACGGCAGTGGCCGCTCTGCACGGCATCCACCCGGTGTTGGCCGGCGTGGTGGCCGTCCTGCTCGCACTGGGCGCCCACGTGCTGCCTGGCCGGACCGTGATCCCGCCGTCCGATCCGTTGGACCTGGCCGCCGCCTGGGATCTGCTCGCCGCGTGCCTCCGGTCGGGGCTGGCCGTGCCCGCCGCGTTGGGGCTCGCCGCCGGGGAGCTGCCTGCGCACCTGGCCAAGCCGCTGGTGGAGGTGGCTCGGCTGCTCGTGTTGGGGGCCGGGCCGGTGGAGGCGTGGGCGCCCGCCGAGGGGGTGGTCGGGCTTCGGCGGCTTGCCCGGGCCGCCCGGCACACCGCGCGGTCCGGGGCCGCGCTCGCGGAGACCGCCGCGGGGCTGGCCGCGCGGCTGCGGGGCGCCGTGGAGCACGAGGCGGAGGCCCGGGCGCAGCGGGCCGTCGTGCTCAGCACCGCGCCGCTCGGACTGTGTTTCCTCCCGGCCTTCCTGTGCCTCGGTGTCGCGCCGATGGTGCTCGGGCTGGCCGACACCCTCTTCCTCGACTGGGAGCGCCCATGA
- a CDS encoding type II secretion system F family protein, whose translation MTALAALLLAAALLTWPRGSAHRLASLRPRPPRQLRGTRFWLVLPATAATLLAGIGGLFAAGALTLTLHRWHRRGQQVRTRLRTTTAQADALHLVVAQLRTGADPATAATAVAADAAPAIARELTALATAARLGADPVAARPDSGPGASSRWKVPAGTGFVLERDGTGRGADPVCTPGRAAASPDAVSGRLLRAWRIAREHGVPLAELLDAQRRDLEQRARFASQVHARLAGPRATAAVLAVLPLVALGLGEVMRAAPLHVLTSTAAGQVLLVAGVVLVCAGLEWSARLAGRVGAA comes from the coding sequence ATGACCGCCCTCGCCGCCCTGCTCCTGGCCGCCGCCCTCCTCACCTGGCCCCGAGGCTCGGCACACCGCCTGGCCTCCCTCCGCCCACGACCACCCCGGCAACTACGCGGCACACGGTTCTGGCTGGTGCTCCCGGCAACGGCCGCGACCCTGCTCGCCGGGATCGGCGGCCTGTTCGCCGCCGGGGCGCTGACGCTGACGCTGCACCGCTGGCACCGACGCGGACAGCAGGTCCGCACCCGCCTCCGGACCACCACCGCCCAGGCGGACGCACTGCACCTGGTGGTCGCGCAGCTCCGCACCGGCGCCGACCCGGCGACAGCGGCGACCGCCGTCGCGGCCGACGCCGCCCCAGCCATCGCCCGGGAACTGACCGCACTGGCCACGGCCGCCCGCCTCGGCGCCGATCCGGTTGCCGCCCGCCCGGATTCCGGGCCCGGGGCGAGCTCCCGCTGGAAAGTCCCGGCTGGCACTGGCTTCGTCCTGGAACGGGACGGCACTGGCCGTGGTGCGGATCCGGTCTGCACCCCTGGCCGGGCCGCCGCCAGTCCGGATGCGGTGTCCGGCCGGCTGCTCCGGGCCTGGCGGATCGCGCGGGAGCACGGCGTCCCGCTGGCCGAGCTGCTCGATGCCCAGCGCCGCGACCTCGAACAACGCGCCCGCTTCGCCAGCCAGGTCCACGCCCGGCTGGCCGGGCCCAGGGCCACCGCGGCCGTGCTGGCGGTGTTGCCGCTGGTCGCGCTCGGACTCGGTGAGGTCATGCGGGCCGCTCCGCTGCACGTGCTCACCAGCACCGCGGCCGGGCAGGTGCTGCTCGTCGCGGGGGTGGTCCTGGTCTGTGCCGGGCTGGAGTGGAGCGCCCGACTGGCAGGAAGGGTGGGTGCCGCATGA
- a CDS encoding TadA family conjugal transfer-associated ATPase: protein MDTALLNRVRTRLVRDGAAVTHDRLAEAVRAETGGVVTDADLLETLRLLNRELAGAGPLDPLLRLDGITDVLVTGPGPVWVDRGDGLERTDVVLPDEDGVRRLAQRLAATAGRRLDDAQPFVDGWLPGGVRLHAVLAPVAAAGTCVSLRVLRPATHDLAALRRLGTFDGEAEDLLRALVAARLSFLVVGGTGSGKSTLLNALLGQVDHRERILCVEEAEELQPAHPHVVRLLARPPNIEGAGLVTTQDLVRQALRMRPDRIVVGEVRGPEVADLLAAMNTGHEGCAGTLHANSATEVPARLEALAGLPRPALHSQLGAALQVVLHLRRDQDGLRRLTGLAVLDRTDDHVRAVPAWHHVHGWTVGAKRLTTLLESGART from the coding sequence GTGGACACCGCACTGCTCAACCGCGTCCGCACCCGGCTCGTCCGGGACGGCGCCGCCGTCACCCACGACCGCCTCGCCGAGGCCGTCCGCGCGGAGACCGGCGGAGTGGTCACCGACGCCGACCTGCTGGAGACCCTGCGGCTGCTCAACCGCGAGCTCGCCGGTGCCGGACCGCTCGACCCGCTGCTGCGCCTGGACGGGATCACCGACGTCCTGGTCACCGGCCCGGGGCCGGTCTGGGTCGACCGGGGCGACGGCCTGGAACGCACCGATGTCGTGCTGCCCGACGAGGACGGCGTCCGCCGCCTCGCCCAGCGCCTGGCCGCCACCGCCGGTCGGCGGCTGGACGACGCCCAGCCGTTCGTCGACGGCTGGCTGCCCGGCGGTGTCCGCCTGCACGCCGTGCTCGCCCCGGTCGCGGCCGCGGGCACCTGCGTCTCGCTCCGCGTCCTGCGCCCGGCCACGCACGACCTCGCCGCGCTCCGCCGCCTGGGCACATTCGACGGGGAAGCCGAGGACCTGCTCCGCGCGCTGGTCGCCGCGCGGCTGAGCTTCCTCGTGGTCGGCGGCACCGGCTCGGGCAAGAGCACGCTGCTCAACGCGCTGCTCGGCCAGGTCGACCACCGGGAACGCATCCTCTGCGTGGAGGAGGCCGAGGAGCTCCAGCCCGCGCACCCGCACGTGGTCCGCCTCCTCGCCCGACCGCCCAACATCGAGGGCGCGGGCCTGGTCACCACGCAGGACCTGGTGCGGCAGGCCTTGCGCATGCGCCCGGACCGCATCGTGGTCGGCGAGGTCCGGGGCCCCGAGGTCGCCGACCTGCTCGCCGCCATGAACACCGGCCACGAGGGCTGCGCGGGCACCCTGCACGCGAACTCCGCCACCGAGGTGCCCGCCCGCCTGGAAGCCCTGGCCGGGCTGCCCCGGCCCGCCCTGCACAGCCAGCTCGGCGCCGCCCTCCAGGTGGTCCTGCACCTGCGCCGCGACCAGGACGGCCTGCGCCGCCTCACCGGCCTCGCCGTGCTCGACCGCACCGACGACCACGTACGGGCGGTGCCTGCCTGGCACCACGTGCACGGCTGGACGGTCGGCGCCAAACGCCTCACCACCCTGCTGGAGAGCGGGGCCCGGACATGA
- the ssd gene encoding septum site-determining protein Ssd → MQETRPLVLVNEDTLLDEVLRVAAAAGRDVERAPDLAAVRQRWSRAPLVVLDDQTVADAAVAGLPRRGGVFVLCRSTPAEDTWAHAVAIGAEHVAVLPEAEATLAAAMADCLDVGAEPDGRVIGVVGGRGGAGASVFAAALGVTAADEGRPAMLLDCDPLGGGLDLVLGGERRRGLRWSGISVTKGRLDAVALRQALPRYGRNDLAVLSCDEDTGALEPQAVDSVLAAGRRGGGTVVCDLPRHFDEAAGVVLDTADLTVLLVPAEVRACTSAARVARLVGKRGTPLAMVVRGPAPTGLTTKDVAAAVGLPALATMKPCNGLEAALDTGRLPLRGTSPLARTARRVLGRADRGRD, encoded by the coding sequence ATGCAGGAGACACGGCCGTTGGTACTCGTCAACGAGGACACCCTCCTCGACGAGGTGCTGCGGGTCGCCGCGGCGGCCGGGCGGGACGTGGAGCGCGCTCCGGACCTGGCCGCCGTGCGGCAGCGGTGGAGCCGGGCGCCGCTCGTCGTGCTCGACGACCAGACCGTCGCCGATGCCGCCGTGGCCGGGCTGCCCCGGCGTGGTGGGGTGTTCGTGCTCTGCCGCAGCACGCCCGCTGAGGACACCTGGGCCCATGCCGTGGCCATCGGGGCCGAGCACGTCGCCGTCCTGCCCGAGGCCGAGGCGACCCTGGCCGCCGCCATGGCCGACTGCCTCGACGTGGGCGCCGAGCCCGACGGGCGGGTCATCGGTGTGGTCGGTGGGCGGGGTGGGGCCGGGGCGTCGGTGTTCGCCGCCGCGCTCGGGGTCACCGCCGCTGACGAGGGCAGGCCCGCCATGCTGCTCGACTGCGACCCGCTGGGCGGTGGGCTCGACCTCGTGCTCGGCGGGGAGCGGCGCCGGGGGCTGCGGTGGTCCGGCATCTCCGTCACCAAGGGGCGTCTGGACGCCGTCGCCCTGCGCCAGGCCCTGCCGCGCTACGGGCGCAACGACCTCGCCGTCCTCTCCTGTGACGAGGACACCGGCGCGCTCGAACCCCAGGCCGTCGACTCCGTGCTGGCCGCGGGGAGGCGGGGTGGCGGCACCGTGGTGTGCGACCTGCCCAGGCACTTCGACGAGGCCGCCGGCGTCGTCCTCGACACCGCTGACCTGACCGTGCTGCTCGTACCCGCCGAGGTACGCGCCTGCACCTCGGCCGCCCGGGTCGCGCGACTGGTGGGCAAGCGCGGGACCCCGCTCGCCATGGTCGTGCGGGGTCCCGCGCCCACCGGGCTCACCACCAAGGACGTCGCGGCCGCCGTCGGCCTGCCCGCCCTCGCCACCATGAAGCCCTGCAACGGCCTGGAGGCCGCGCTGGACACCGGTCGGTTGCCCCTCCGGGGCACCAGCCCGCTGGCCCGCACCGCGCGCAGGGTCCTCGGCCGCGCCGACCGGGGGCGGGACTGA
- a CDS encoding HAD-IB family hydrolase encodes MSEPRGTGNSAAGTRVAAFFDLDKTVIAKSSTLAFSRPFFQEGLINRRAVLKSAYAQFVFMLAGADADQMDRMRAHITALCTGWDVEQVRSIVEETLHDIVDPLVYAEATQLIGEHKQEGHDVVVVSASGAEIVAPIASMVGASRSVGTRMVVTEGRYSGDVDFYCYGENKAVAVRELAAEQGYDLGASHAYSDSITDLPLLEAVGHPTVVNPDRALRKLAAQRGWPVLTFSDPVSLRARIPTPSGTTVAAAAVGLGVVAAAGAAWYGLRRHRRGRAR; translated from the coding sequence GTGAGTGAACCTCGTGGCACCGGGAACAGTGCAGCTGGCACGCGGGTGGCCGCGTTCTTCGACCTCGACAAGACCGTCATCGCGAAGTCCAGCACCCTCGCCTTCAGCCGTCCGTTCTTCCAGGAGGGGCTGATCAACCGGCGGGCCGTGCTGAAGAGTGCCTACGCGCAGTTCGTGTTCATGCTGGCCGGGGCCGACGCGGACCAGATGGACCGGATGCGGGCGCACATCACCGCTCTGTGCACCGGGTGGGATGTCGAGCAGGTTCGCTCGATCGTCGAGGAGACCTTGCACGACATCGTCGACCCCCTGGTCTACGCCGAGGCCACCCAGCTGATCGGCGAGCACAAGCAGGAGGGCCACGACGTCGTCGTGGTGTCCGCGTCCGGGGCGGAGATCGTCGCGCCCATCGCCTCGATGGTGGGGGCCTCGCGCAGCGTCGGCACCCGGATGGTGGTCACCGAGGGTCGATACTCTGGAGATGTCGACTTCTACTGCTACGGCGAGAACAAGGCCGTGGCGGTGCGGGAGCTGGCCGCCGAGCAGGGGTACGACCTCGGTGCCTCGCACGCCTACTCCGACTCGATCACCGACCTCCCGCTGCTGGAGGCCGTCGGGCACCCGACCGTGGTCAACCCCGACCGTGCGCTGCGGAAACTCGCGGCACAGCGCGGGTGGCCCGTGCTGACCTTCTCCGACCCGGTGTCGCTGCGCGCCCGCATCCCCACCCCGTCCGGCACCACGGTGGCCGCCGCGGCGGTCGGGCTCGGGGTGGTCGCCGCGGCCGGGGCGGCCTGGTACGGCCTCCGCAGGCACCGCCGCGGCCGCGCGCGATAG
- a CDS encoding ABC transporter substrate-binding protein produces the protein MRMARAFSAVLALLVFLTSCSPGDPEIGQPEDGRPARPEELRGVELNYLYFTDGPDELATRAIAEKFEQATGARVNLQLVAYADLERTLQARLAGDNPPDVARTQDLNAYRNDLLNLRPYLSDPAFADAFLDDASRAVRGPSGELLGVPSDLTVNAPFVNLDLFEKAGVPVPERWTWPELVAAAQKVKQATGKPFALAMDKSGHRLATVLSQFGTTFFDLEGRPALDVAKATKALALFTGLHEDGSMSKDFWLESGSRYKGANEIFLAQDAPVYFSGNWQVSQLVSNSAFRWAAAPNPCAERCGGFPGGKYMVSFKQSKHRAAAAAFIEWMNAAQRQRELVAKAQFLPTRKDLVNTGVNYPERLEDMRLLINEVRQVPAEAYTTNASAAFVRTANALRDEVSKVLSGQGTPEDAARAVRTVSERAYAEAGGR, from the coding sequence ATGAGGATGGCGCGCGCGTTCAGCGCCGTACTCGCGCTGCTCGTGTTCCTCACCTCGTGTTCTCCTGGCGACCCCGAGATCGGGCAGCCCGAGGACGGCCGCCCGGCCCGGCCGGAGGAGCTGCGCGGGGTCGAGCTCAACTACCTGTACTTCACCGACGGCCCGGACGAGCTGGCCACGCGCGCGATCGCGGAGAAGTTCGAGCAGGCCACCGGGGCCCGGGTGAACCTCCAGCTGGTGGCCTACGCCGACCTGGAGCGCACCCTGCAGGCCCGCCTGGCCGGGGACAACCCGCCGGACGTGGCCCGCACCCAGGACCTCAACGCCTACCGCAACGACCTGCTGAACCTGCGCCCGTACCTGTCCGATCCGGCCTTCGCGGACGCCTTCCTGGACGACGCGAGCCGGGCGGTGCGCGGCCCCTCCGGGGAGCTCCTCGGCGTGCCGAGCGACCTCACGGTGAACGCGCCGTTCGTCAACCTCGACCTGTTCGAGAAGGCGGGCGTCCCGGTGCCCGAGCGCTGGACCTGGCCGGAGCTGGTGGCGGCCGCGCAGAAGGTCAAGCAGGCCACCGGCAAGCCGTTCGCGCTGGCCATGGACAAGTCCGGGCACCGGCTGGCCACCGTGCTCAGCCAGTTCGGCACCACCTTCTTCGACCTGGAGGGCCGCCCGGCGCTGGACGTGGCCAAGGCGACGAAGGCCCTGGCGCTGTTCACCGGGCTGCACGAGGACGGCTCGATGTCCAAGGACTTCTGGCTGGAGTCGGGCAGCCGCTACAAGGGCGCCAACGAGATCTTCCTGGCCCAGGACGCCCCGGTGTACTTCTCCGGCAACTGGCAGGTCAGCCAGCTGGTCAGCAACAGCGCCTTCCGCTGGGCGGCCGCGCCCAACCCGTGCGCCGAACGCTGCGGCGGCTTCCCGGGCGGCAAGTACATGGTCTCGTTCAAGCAGTCCAAGCACCGGGCGGCGGCCGCGGCCTTCATCGAGTGGATGAACGCGGCGCAGCGGCAGCGCGAGCTGGTGGCCAAGGCCCAGTTCCTGCCCACCCGCAAGGACCTGGTCAACACCGGCGTGAACTACCCGGAGCGGCTGGAGGACATGCGGCTGCTGATCAACGAGGTCCGCCAGGTGCCCGCCGAGGCCTACACGACCAACGCCTCGGCCGCGTTCGTGCGCACGGCCAACGCCCTGCGCGACGAGGTGAGCAAGGTGCTCTCCGGCCAGGGCACCCCGGAGGACGCGGCCAGGGCCGTGCGCACGGTCAGCGAACGGGCGTACGCGGAGGCCGGGGGGCGGTGA
- a CDS encoding carbohydrate ABC transporter permease has translation MTGRRIGWGQRLAPYAFLLPNLAIFGIFTVYPALNSVNISFYDSRNGRNFRPVGLDNYRRIINDEQFWSAAWNTLVFVSAYVLISVPAALAVAVVLNRRLRGRSFFRATVFLPMVLSPVVVGLVWGWLLGGRGILTDALGSMAAAVGVGVWIHLGFYTLILLAGLQAVDPHLLEAAALDGANRWQRFRLVTVPLLRPTTLVVLVLATIAGFQSFDFVYTLTGGGPLGATTLLVQYLYQRGFEPPVSYGLAAAGSVLLFAVILAVTLVQYRLARRREAV, from the coding sequence GTGACCGGGCGCCGGATCGGCTGGGGGCAGCGGCTGGCGCCGTACGCCTTCCTCCTGCCGAACCTGGCGATCTTCGGCATCTTCACCGTCTACCCGGCGCTGAACAGCGTCAACATCAGCTTCTACGACAGCCGCAACGGCCGGAACTTCCGCCCGGTCGGCTTGGACAACTACCGGCGGATCATCAACGACGAGCAGTTCTGGAGCGCGGCCTGGAACACGCTGGTCTTCGTCAGCGCCTACGTGCTCATCTCGGTACCCGCCGCCCTGGCCGTCGCGGTGGTGCTCAACCGGCGGCTGCGCGGCCGGTCCTTCTTCCGCGCCACGGTGTTCCTGCCGATGGTGCTCTCCCCCGTGGTGGTCGGCCTGGTGTGGGGCTGGCTGCTCGGCGGGCGCGGCATCCTGACCGACGCGCTCGGCTCGATGGCGGCCGCGGTCGGCGTCGGCGTGTGGATCCACCTGGGCTTCTACACGCTGATCCTGCTCGCCGGGCTGCAGGCGGTGGACCCGCACCTGCTGGAGGCCGCCGCGCTGGACGGGGCGAACCGGTGGCAGCGGTTCCGGCTGGTGACCGTGCCGCTGCTGCGGCCCACGACACTGGTGGTCCTCGTGCTGGCCACGATCGCGGGCTTCCAGTCCTTCGACTTCGTCTACACGCTCACCGGCGGCGGTCCGCTCGGCGCGACCACGCTGCTCGTGCAGTACCTCTACCAGCGCGGGTTCGAGCCGCCGGTCAGCTACGGCCTGGCCGCCGCGGGCTCGGTGCTGCTGTTCGCGGTGATCCTGGCGGTGACGCTCGTGCAGTACCGGCTGGCCCGCAGGCGGGAGGCCGTGTGA
- a CDS encoding carbohydrate ABC transporter permease — translation MTRPRWTGVGGAVVPSLGRLAGYTLLVSLALLVLAPVVWTVLSSFKTPAELALRPPRLLPAEFAATNYVDALGRFNFLLYLRNSVLVTVAATLLTLVVNVLAAYALAKYNFRGRTTVFLVILGTVMVPIQVIFIPVYQVVSDLGLVNSLWGLIIPAAATPTGVFLLRQYLLTIPDELIEAARIDGAGELRIFLRIVLPLCRPALAVVAIFSVVWRWNDFLWPLVVAQDEQTYTLQVALARFAGEEVVPFNLILAMSVVTMAPVLVVFLVVQRQIVQGVAVTGFK, via the coding sequence GTGACCCGGCCCCGCTGGACCGGGGTCGGCGGTGCGGTGGTGCCCTCCCTCGGCAGGCTGGCGGGGTACACGCTGCTGGTCTCGCTCGCGCTGCTGGTGCTGGCCCCGGTGGTGTGGACGGTGCTGTCCTCGTTCAAGACACCGGCAGAGCTCGCGCTGCGCCCGCCCAGGCTGCTGCCGGCGGAGTTCGCCGCGACCAACTACGTGGACGCCCTGGGACGCTTCAACTTCCTGCTCTACCTGCGCAACAGCGTGCTGGTCACGGTGGCCGCGACCCTGCTGACGCTGGTGGTCAACGTGCTGGCGGCCTACGCGCTGGCCAAGTACAACTTCCGCGGCCGCACCACGGTCTTCCTCGTCATCCTGGGCACGGTGATGGTGCCCATCCAGGTCATCTTCATCCCGGTCTACCAGGTTGTCTCCGACCTGGGGCTGGTGAACTCGTTGTGGGGCCTCATCATCCCGGCCGCGGCCACGCCGACCGGGGTGTTCCTGCTGCGCCAGTACCTGCTGACCATCCCGGACGAGCTGATCGAGGCCGCCCGCATCGACGGCGCGGGCGAGCTGCGGATCTTCCTGCGCATCGTGCTGCCGCTGTGCCGCCCGGCGCTGGCGGTGGTGGCCATCTTCTCGGTGGTGTGGCGGTGGAACGACTTCCTCTGGCCGCTGGTGGTGGCCCAGGACGAGCAGACGTACACGCTCCAGGTCGCGCTCGCCCGGTTCGCCGGGGAGGAGGTTGTCCCGTTCAACCTGATCCTGGCCATGAGCGTGGTGACGATGGCACCCGTCCTGGTGGTTTTCCTGGTGGTGCAGCGCCAGATCGTCCAGGGGGTGGCGGTCACCGGGTTCAAATGA